The Puntigrus tetrazona isolate hp1 chromosome 4, ASM1883169v1, whole genome shotgun sequence genome includes a window with the following:
- the tmem121b gene encoding transmembrane protein 121B, translated as MNTMTAEIIKDISQPDSPVSSAPENGQLLFIRSVASRRDTQTTSGSANLEEGSSQPLVSSSATAQPQSYTMTSGEFMQSTPLFVQRSNKNLFYKILCFLVLVLQGGMLDFYLIIFTDLYWCSWIATDLVVISGWAIFFMKNARSKRERACGFHQKGSIFGCNLGEFTFAYLAWLIYVIASTPKVVLVLETSILDLIALKVPFGVTGFKITMLLCAPLLYCLINSIIEDPNGATRFHSQGCFMSTCLDVLDSFTLVELLLKNEIPNIYLRYTVISAYFVALGVPVVWLYELTASEMNCRWIWARFFTGVLLNAPLLVVRCFLVFVYKTPISVFMFKNIFFLGCKCLELVEQCMSLRGVRRFARGRGGNPSQFSHCVSENDMCPHGYVNTLAVNTQS; from the coding sequence ATGAATACAATGACTGCTGAAATCATAAAAGACATCTCCCAGCCCGACTCACCCGTCTCCTCAGCACCAGAAAACGGACAGCTGCTGTTCATCCGGAGCGTCGCGTCCAGGAGAGACACGCAGACCACCAGCGGCAGTGCCAACCTCGAGGAGGGCAGCTCCCAGCCCCTGGTCTCCTCCTCAGCCACAGCTCAGCCTCAGTCTTACACCATGACATCGGGCGAATTCATGCAGTCCACCCCTCTGTTCGTGCAGAGGTCTAATAAGAACCTGTTCTACAAGATCCTGTGTTTCCTCGTGCTCGTTCTCCAAGGAGGCATGCTGGATTTCTACCTCATCATCTTCACGGATCTCTACTGGTGCTCGTGGATAGCCACGGATCTGGTGGTCATATCGGGATGGGCGATCTTCTTCATGAAAAACGCCAGGAGTAAGCGGGAACGGGCTTGCGGTTTCCACCAGAAGGGCTCCATCTTCGGATGCAACCTCGGGGAGTTCACCTTCGCGTACCTGGCGTGGCTCATCTACGTGATCGCGTCCACCCCGAAAGTGGTGCTCGTTCTGGAAACGTCCATCCTGGATCTGATCGCCCTGAAGGTGCCATTTGGCGTCACGGGGTTTAAAATAACCATGCTGCTGTGCGCGCCTTTGCTTTACTGCCTCATCAACTCCATCATTGAAGATCCCAACGGCGCCACGCGCTTTCACTCCCAAGGATGCTTCATGAGCACCTGCTTAGACGTCCTGGACAGCTTCACGCTGGTGGAACTGCTCCTTAAAAACGAAATCCCCAACATATACCTTAGGTACACGGTTATATCCGCGTATTTCGTCGCACTGGGCGTCCCGGTTGTTTGGCTTTACGAGCTGACGGCCTCGGAGATGAACTGTCGCTGGATATGGGCGAGGTTCTTCACCGGCGTGCTGCTCAACGCGCCGCTCTTGGTGGTCAGATGTTTCCTCGTCTTTGTTTACAAAACGCCCATATCGGTTTTCATGTTCAAGAACATCTTCTTCTTGGGGTGTAAGTGCCTGGAGCTGGTTGAACAGTGCATGTCCTTAAGAGGTGTCCGGAGGTTCGCACGTGGACGCGGGGGAAACCCATCCCAGTTCTCCCACTGCGTTTCCGAAAACGACATGTGTCCTCACGGCTACGTGAACACGCTGGCTGTCAATACTCAGTCGTAG
- the mkrn1 gene encoding probable E3 ubiquitin-protein ligase makorin-1: MAEAAAASTAAPAVIGGWTKHVTCRYFMHGLCKEGDNCRYLHDLSSCKPTMICKFFQKGCCAFGDRCRYEHTKPAKQDEVPSSKPPVPLTAAPLAGTPDPVSDGPGGTTDAQEKPQGSGAVDWVNAAEFVPGQPYCGRADPVPLEGPGPLIEEEYEKELANKEMKKQLCPYAAVGECRYGLNCAYLHGDVCDMCGLQVLHPSDTSQRSQHIRACIEAHEKDMEISFAIQRSKDMMCGVCMEVVFEKTNPSERRFGILSNCSHCYCLKCIRKWRKAKQFESKIIKSCPECRITSNFVIPSEYWVEDKEEKQQLIQKYKDGMGSKPCRYFDEGRGTCPFGANCFYKHAFPDGRLEEPQPQRRQTGSNGRTRNSRRTPLWDLFDERENSDSFDNEDEMVTFELSEMLLMLLAAGTDDDVTDSEDEWDLFHEELDDYYELYL, translated from the exons ATGGCGGAGGCAGCGGCAGCGTCAACAGCGGCTCCAGCAGTTATCGGAGGCTGGACGAAGCACGTAACCTGCAG GTATTTCATGCACGGGCTTTGCAAAGAGGGCGACAACTGTCGATATTTACACGACCTCAGCAGCTGCAAGCCAACCATGATCTGCAAGTTCTTTCAAAAGGGATGCTGTGCTTTTGGGGACCGTTGCAG GTATGAACATACTAAACCTGCCAAGCAAGACGAAGTCCCTAGTTCTAAGCCGCCGGTGCCGCTGACCGCTGCTCCCCTTGCTGGCACTCCTGATCCCGTGTCTGATGGGCCAGGTGGTACGACCGATGCCCAGGAGAAGCCCCAAGGCTCGGGGGCAGTGGACTGGGTCAATGCTGCCGAGTTCGTGCCAGGGCAGCCCTACTGTGGGAGGG CTGATCCAGTGCCGCTCGAGGGGCCTGGACCTCTCATCGAAGAAGAGTATGAGAAAGAACTAGCTaacaaagaaatgaagaaacagCTTTGCCCGTACGCCGCCGTTGGCGAATGTCGCTATGGCCTCAACTGCGCCTACCTCCACGGCGACGTTTGTGACATGTGCGGCCTACAGGTTCTCCACCCTTCCGACACCTCTCAGCGCTCGCAGCACATCAGG GCCTGCATTGAGGCTCACGAGAAGGACATGGAAATTTCTTTTGCCATCCAGCGTAGTAAAGACATGATGTGTGGAGTGTGCATGGAGGTGGTGTTCGAGAAAACCAACCCCAGCGAACGCCGTTTCGGCATCCTCTCCAACTGCAGCCACTGTTACTGCCTCAAGTGCATCAGGAAATGGCGGAAGGCCAAGCAGTTCGAGAGCAAGATCATAAA GTCTTGCCCAGAGTGTCGAATCACATCGAACTTTGTCATACCAAGCGAATACTGGGTGGAGGACAAGGAGGAGAAGCAGCAGCTCATTCAGAAGTACAAGGATGGCATGGG GAGTAAACCCTGCCGATATTTTGATGAAGGCCGTGGAACCTGTCCGTTTGGAGCCAACTGCTTTTACAAGCATGCCTTTCCTGACGGGCGTCTGGAAGAGCCTCAACCCCAGAGGAGACAGACCGGTTCCAACGGAAGAACCCGG AACTCCAGACGGACGCCACTCTGGGATCTTTTCGACGAGCGGGAGAACAGTGACTCCTTCGACAATGAAGATGAGATGGTGACGTTCGAGCTCAGCGAGATGCTCCTCATGCTTCTGGCCGCCGGAACCGACGATGATGTTACCGACTCCGAAGATGAGTGGGACTTGTTCCACGAAGAGCTGGACGATTACTACGAACTGTACCTATAG